Proteins from one Ananas comosus cultivar F153 linkage group 5, ASM154086v1, whole genome shotgun sequence genomic window:
- the LOC109710276 gene encoding indole-3-pyruvate monooxygenase YUCCA2-like has translation MDCNDDQESNGESLRDHRCCVVADGAIIVGAGPSGLAVAACLKAKGVPCLVLERARCVASLWQLKTYDRLRLHLPRKFCELPFMPFPRGLPTYPTKKQFVSYLEAYAEAFGIRPEFDATVGSAEYDRGVWRVIAEGSEGERKEYVSRWLVVATGENAEAVAPRIEGMGEFKGSVVHTSMYKSGDVYRGKRILVVGCGNSGMEVCLDLFDHNARPSIVVRDTVHVLPREMLGISTFGLSMWLLKWFPIRAVDRLLLLLARLALGDTARLGLNRPWLGPLELKSLTGKTPVLDIGTLAKIRSGHIKVFPAIRRFTKNGAEFVDGRLEDFDAVVLATGYKSNVPAWLKEQGLFSENDGLPKRPFPNGWKGENGLYAVGFTKRGLLGASIDATRIANDIERIWKTQH, from the exons ATGGACTGTAACGATGATCAGGAGTCCAACGGCGAGAGCCTTCGCGATCACCGCTGTTGCGTTGTCGCCGATGGGGCGATCATCGTGGGGGCCGGGCCGTCGGGGCTCGCGGTGGCAGCCTGCCTCAAAGCGAAGGGCGTGCCGTGCCTCGTCCTCGAGCGCGCCCGTTGCGTCGCGTCGCTCTGGCAGCTGAAAACCTAcgaccgcctccgcctccacctgcCGAGGAAGTTCTGCGAGCTCCCGTTCATGCCGTTCCCCCGCGGGCTCCCGACGTACCCGACGAAGAAGCAGTTCGTGTCCTACCTCGAAGCGTACGCGGAAGCTTTCGGCATCCGCCCGGAGTTCGACGCGACGGTGGGGAGCGCAGAGTACGACCGCGGGGTGTGGCGGGTGATTGCGGAGGGGAGTGAGGGGGAGAGGAAGGAGTACGTGAGCCGGTGGCTGGTCGTGGCCACCGGAGAGAATGCTGAGGCGGTGGCGCCGCGGATAGAGGGGATGGGGGAGTTTAAGGGGTCCGTGGTGCACACCAGCATGTATAAAAGTGGGGATGTGTACCGTGGGAAGAGGATCCTCGTTGTCGGATGCGGTAATTCGGGTATGGAAGTGTGTTTGGATCTCTTCGACCACAATGCTCGCCCCTCCATCGTAGTGAGAGACACG GTGCATGTCCTACCCCGGGAGATGCTTGGGATCTCCACTTTCGGGCTGTCGATGTGGTTGCTCAAGTGGTTCCCCATTCGGGCGGTGgaccgcctcctcctcctactcgcTCGACTCGCGCTCGGCGACACCGCACGGCTCGGCCTCAACCGACCCTGGCTCGGCCCGTTGGAGCTCAAGTCCCTCACTGGGAAGACCCCGGTCCTCGATATCGGGACCCTTGCCAAGATCAGATCCGGCCACATTAAG GTGTTCCCTGCAATAAGACGGTTTACGAAGAATGGAGCTGAGTTTGTCGACGGAAGGTTGGAGGATTTTGACGCAGTCGTTCTCGCCACAGGCTACAAGAGCAATGTGCCTGCTTGGTTAAAG GAGCAAGGGTTGTTCTCAGAGAATGATGGGCTACCGAAGAGACCCTTTCCCAACGGTTGGAAAGGAGAAAACGGACTCTATGCGGTCGGGTTCACTAAACGCGGCTTGTTGGGTGCGTCGATTGATGCTACAAGGATTGCTAACGATATCGAAAGAATTTGGAAAACTCAACATTAA